Below is a window of Culturomica massiliensis DNA.
GCTTTTATGGATGCCTGGGAGAGTAATGCGCAAGATCAATTACAGGGACAAATTGCAAGTGCAAAGATTCCGCTATCCCGTCTTATATCTCCGGCTCTTTACTGGGTAATGTCGGGAAATGACTTTACTTTAGATGTGAATAACCCGGACGAGCCTAAAATCCTGTGTATTGGCAATAACCCGGAAAGGCAAAGTATATACGGGGCTGCATTAGGTTTATACAATGGTAGAGTTGTAAAACTGATTAATAAGAAGTACCGCCTTAAATCGTCTGTAATTATAGATGAATTACCGACAATATTTTTTAAAGGACTTGATAATTTAATTGCCACTGCGAGGGCAAATTTGGTCGCCATACTTTTAGGTTTTCAGGATTTTTCACAGCTAATCCGTGATTATGGGGAGAAAGAGGCGAAAGTAATTATTAATACGGTGGGGAATGTATTTGCAGGACAGGTTGTGGGTGATACGGCTAAAACTTTATCAGAACGTTTTGGAAAAATTGTACAGGAACGCCAATCGAATACAATCAACAGAAATGATAATTCCAGTACATTCAACACTCAATTGGATGTACTTATTCCACCGTCGAAAATCTCTAATCTTACACAAGGAACATTCGTAGGCTCTGTGGCAGATAATTTCGATCAACGTATTGAACAAAAGATTTTCCATTGTGAAATATTAGTAGATACCGAACAAGTAAAGAAGGAAGAAAAAGCATACCGGGAAATACCTGTCATTACCGATTTTTGCGACGAAAACGGAATAGATAGAATGGATGAACAAATTCAAAATAATTATAACCGAATCAAAAGAGAGGTGATTCAAATTATTGAAGACGAGAAAAAAAGAATTAAGAATGATCCAAACTTACGACATCTTTTAAAAGAGGATGAAGAAGAATAAAAAAAGAAGCAGCTTCAAAAGGGCTGCTTTTTCTATAAAGCTATTCTTTAATAAAGGGACAATTGTAGCTGTTTAGGGTACTAAATGATGTTGTATGTATTGATATATAGACATTTAACAACAAACATGCCTATCTTCGCTTCCGATAATCGTTGTTTAATTCAAATTTTACAATTATGGCAAAAAAACAAAATCCTACGAAAAAGTTACCCGGCGATGTTATTCTGGTTTATAATCAGAACCGAAAAGATGTAAGAGTTGTTAGCGGCGTAGATCAACAAGGAATCTTACAGTCTGTTGAGCCTACCCCAGAAAATGAAAGCCACTATATGCAGGTGGATAAGAATGCAAGTATGTTTTCTAATTTCTGGAAAAATTTTATTGAATCGATAAGATCGCCTTTAGTGCATCTTCAGTTTTATAAATCAGATAAAAAAGAGATTAAAGAAAATGTAGAAGTAATTAAAAATGCACTGCAAAATAAAACGCCAGAAGGTGACAAAATCTTAAAAGTCCTTTCTGAATTAACGCAATTAGTCAATAAAGAAAAAGAAATGGCAAAGAAAAAAGAACCTTATATCGATCTCAATAAAGTGAATTGGAAAGAACTGGAAGAAGTAGGTTTTTCACGCAAAATTGTGGAAGAGAAGGGACAAACTGAACGTATGGAAAAAGGGTTAAGATCGAATGTACTTTTTCACTTAAAAGGTGATCTGAACGGTATAGCAGTAGATGATATGTTCGTAATGCAGCTTATAAAAAGGCAAGACGGAACGATTCGTGTTAAGGCTGACGGAGTAGCACATGAACTGTCCCGTTACGTAATGGGAACCCCTTTGAACGATCAACAAATGCAGCAGCTTATAAATGGGCGGTTAGAAGGTACAATCAATATTGTTGAACCCGGTACACGCAATGTAAGGGAAGCTTATCTTACTTATGATCCTCTTGTGAACAAAGCCATTCCCATGTTTAAATCTCCTAATATGGTGATCTGGGATGATATTAACGGACATAAAGTTACAGTCGATGAAAAAGGACGGATTCTTGGTGGTTTTTCAGTCAAAATGGCGGATTTGAAACCTAAAGAGGGTGGAGAATCATACGGTGCTTATGCTTATATAGATGCCATAGAAAGAGGATTGAAAATCGACTGTAAAAAATATTATCAGGAACTTTCCGAAGATGTACAAAAGGTATGCAGGGCTAAGCAAATTAATGGAAAAGAAGTAACTCCCAAACAATTACAAGAGATGAATGCCGGCAATTATGTTTGGATAGACGGCATGACCAAACGACACGGTAAAACCGTAGAGCCATACGGTAACTGGATTGGTTGGAAGAAAAAAGAAAACGGCAGGTATGGGTACGATTTTCAGAAGTTTAAACCTAACCCAAAAAAGGATAAAGGTCAAAATGCACGCCAACAACAAGAAGGTAAAAAGTTTGCTACAAAAGGTAAGAAAGTAGGTATAACCAACTAATTTTAATAATCCACTTAAAAATCCCTTATGAAAACAGTTATTATAGCAGAAAAACCGAGCGTAGCGAGGGTAATTGCAAGTGTTGTCGGTGCTAAAGAAAATCATTTCATGGACGGTTTTCTCGCCGGCAATGAATATGTGGTAACCTGGGCTTACGGTCATTTGGTCGCGTTGGCACAACCTTTGGATTACGGTTTTAAGAGTTATGAACGTGCAAGCCTGCCAATGTTACCGGAAATGTTTAAATTAATTCCGCGCCAAATTAAATCCGATAAAGGATTTATAGACGATGTACGTGCAGTTAATCAATTAGAGGTTATCAGGCGATTATTTGAGGCTGCGGATAAGATTATCGTTGCCACAGATGCAGGAAGAGAAGGAGAATTGATATTTCGGTACATTTATCAATATTTGGAATGTAAAAAACCTTTCTTTCGCCTATGGGTATCTTCTTTGACAGATACAGCTATTCGAAAGGCTTTGAAAGAACTTAAGCCAGGAAACCAGTATGATAATTTATATTATGCTGCCCGCGCACGGTCAGAATCGGATTGGCTAATCGGGATGAATGCAAGCCAAGCTCTTACTTTAGCAGCAGGAGAAGGTGTATTTTCATTAGGACGCGTACAAACCCCTACGTTAAAAATGATTGTGGAACGGTATAATGAAAATAAAAATTTTATCCCGGTTAAGTATTGGCAATTGCAATTAACCGCAGAAAAATTCGGAGTTTCGTTTAAGGCACTTTCCAAAATAAAATATCCTTGTAAAGCAGATGCGGAAAGCGTATTACAAATATTACGATCCGATAGTCGGGCGGAGGTTATTCATGCAACGGTTAATCAGGTTACGGTACAACCTCCATTGTTTTATGATTTGACAACCTTACAGAAGGATGCCAATAAATTATTCGGTTTCCCGGCAGATAAAACCTTATTTGTGGCACAATTATTATATGAAAAACAGTTGATCAGTTACCCCCGTACAGGTAGCCGGTACTTGCCCGATGATGTGTTTGCCGAACTTCCGGGGATCATCCAGAATTTAGAACAATACCCTGTTTTTAGTAATTATTGTATTTCGCTTAAAAATAAGGTTCTTAACAGCAGGTCGGTAAATAATTCGAAAGTAACCGATCATCATGCATTAATTCCGACGATTACACATTTGCCGAACTTTTTGGCAGAAGATGAAGAACGAATTTTCAATTTAATTGCAGGACGGATGTTAGAAGCTGTTTCGGAGGCGTGTATTAAGGATGAAATTGTAATCGAATTACGTAGCCACGACGTCGAATTTTCCGCTAAGGGCTCTACAATAAAAAAATCCGGTTGGAAAGAGGTATTTCGTTGTTTTGAAACAAAAGTAACCGAAGAAGATAATTCAATATTACCTATTTGTAAAGAAGGTGAATTATTACCTGTTTTGGAGGTAAGCCATATTGAAAAGCAAACCCAGCCTAAACCCATATTGACCGATGCAAGTTTACTTTCTCTCATGGAGCATGCAGGAACTGATTTAGAAGATGAAGAAGAACGGGATGTCATAAAAGGAACGGGAATAGGAACACCTGCCACTCGTGCCGGAATAATAGAGGTTTTGATTCACAGGCAATATGTCCGACGTGATAAAAAGAACATTGTACCAACCGAGAAAGGGCAAACTACTTATGAAATTGTGAAAGATATGCGTATTTCTGATGTTGGTTTGACGGCTGGTTGGGAAGCTGCTTTGAATAATATTGAAAATGGAGTGTTACAACCTAATACTTTTCGTCAGGAAGTGGAAATATATACCGTACAGGTTACAACGGAATTATTGAATGTTACTGTAAATCTGCCGGAAAATAAGTCTTGTGTCTGCCCTAAATGTAACAGTAAAATGTTGTTTTTTCTTAAATGCGTTAAATGTGCTAACGTAGAATGTGATTTTATAGTATTCAGGAATAAATGTGATAAGCAGCTTTCGGACGAACAGATCATAATGTTAATAAAGGAAGGGAAGACGGGCGTTATTAAGGGATTTAAGAAGCGCGACGGTTCATTAATGGATGCTAAATTGAAATTGGATGAAAATTATAAGACCGTTTTCGAGTTCCCAATGAAAAAATCTAATCCGAAAAAGAGATAATTTATTTATCTTTGTACTTGAAATCATGCAACAGTTAAACTGTTTTCAGGATTTTAAGTGGTGCGCCCGGGGGTAGGATACCGGGCGCTTTTTTATAATGCAATTCTTTTTAACTTCATTATCTATAAGTTTGAATCATTCTTTCTATTGTGATGACCGGAAATGATTGAAATCTACAATTGTTTCGTCAGTAGCACTCAAACCCCAGTCCAGATACTAAAATTAGTTTAATCTTTCTTGCCTTCGTTCAAAATGCCAATTAGTTCTTGTAGCTTATGTGGACTATAATAAGATAAGAAATCTTTTCCATATTCAGAATCAAGAAATCCATCCATAAGATTAGACCTATCAACACCATAATCATTATTAGCTATTTCATGAATTTTCCCCATCAGCAAAATGCCATAACTAACCAAAGGCTCAAAATCTTCATCATTACAATCAATAATTAAATTGCTAATACTAAGTCCATGTACATAATGGGATAAAAAAGAAATCATATCAGTCATTGATTTTTTTGTATCAATGAATTGATACATAGTATTCCAGTTTATTTTCTTTTTCGGTTGTTTAATATCCGCATATCTCCAATTACAGTCTTTTATGAAAATATCTATTGTATCTTTATTTTTAGTATATATTGGTAAGTTAAAAATTGTATGAACACAATAATGTTTAATTTTTTCTGTATCTATTATTGCGTTTTCAACCTGTGTCTGAAGTGCATTGAATTCTTCATTTGTAATAGAGCCATTATTCTTTAATTCACGATTTTCCAATTCTTTTAATCTATTTACACATCCATCAAGGATAAACAGATAATGTCTTAACAATCTTTCATCTTTACTATTATCATGATATATGAGTAGAAATGAAGCTATCGTATCTGCAATTATTCTGATTATCGAAGCTGCTGTGTTATAGTCTTTGCTATTTTCAACAACTGTCATGAATGAGTGAAAACATCGCATGATTTTCATTAAGATTCCAATTTGATAACCAGGAATATCATTAATAGCTCTTGATTGAAACTTCTCATTCAATTTCAATACCTCATAACTAATCATACAATACATTGCTTTATATGAATCAAAATATGAATCGTTAAAGGCATTTAATTCGGGAATATGTATTCTCATGTTCAACTTGTTTTTAATTTTCCATATTAGTAATATAATGTATATTTATCATTTCAAAATACTAAAAATTATTTTGATGCCAAAATAATATATAATTATTTAGCCTCTGCATCTTTTTCTTTTAAACGATTTTCCATAAACTCTTTTACATCAACTACTCGATAATAATTTTTTCCTCGAACGTTGAAGTATTTTAAAATCTTTTCTTTTCGGTAACGCTGTAATGTTCGTCGATTAACATGCAGAAGTAAGCACATGTCCTGGTTGTCTAAAACTTTTATCTCTTCAACGGCTATTTGAAGGGCTAATCTTTTTATTTTTTCATCCGTTTGATCTAAACGATCAAATAAACGGTGCATCCATTGCTCTAATGTTGCTTTGTCTAATTCTTCGATCATATGGATAAATGATTATGTTGAGCAATTTCATTTACCGTTTCATATTTACCTTCTGCTATGTATTTATTTACATCTTCAATGTTATAGCGGATTCTCCCACCAATACGGGTATAAGCAATTTCTCCCCGGGTTCTTATTCGATTTAATGTTCTTAAACTGACATGTAAAAGTTTGCATACATCTTTGTTGTCTAATGCAATTCCTTTTTCTGTTTTTTCTCTCGGTTTTTCTGATTCGTTTAATTGTATTGTACCCTGTGATTTGACGA
It encodes the following:
- a CDS encoding DUF4099 domain-containing protein translates to MAKKQNPTKKLPGDVILVYNQNRKDVRVVSGVDQQGILQSVEPTPENESHYMQVDKNASMFSNFWKNFIESIRSPLVHLQFYKSDKKEIKENVEVIKNALQNKTPEGDKILKVLSELTQLVNKEKEMAKKKEPYIDLNKVNWKELEEVGFSRKIVEEKGQTERMEKGLRSNVLFHLKGDLNGIAVDDMFVMQLIKRQDGTIRVKADGVAHELSRYVMGTPLNDQQMQQLINGRLEGTINIVEPGTRNVREAYLTYDPLVNKAIPMFKSPNMVIWDDINGHKVTVDEKGRILGGFSVKMADLKPKEGGESYGAYAYIDAIERGLKIDCKKYYQELSEDVQKVCRAKQINGKEVTPKQLQEMNAGNYVWIDGMTKRHGKTVEPYGNWIGWKKKENGRYGYDFQKFKPNPKKDKGQNARQQQEGKKFATKGKKVGITN
- a CDS encoding type IA DNA topoisomerase — its product is MKTVIIAEKPSVARVIASVVGAKENHFMDGFLAGNEYVVTWAYGHLVALAQPLDYGFKSYERASLPMLPEMFKLIPRQIKSDKGFIDDVRAVNQLEVIRRLFEAADKIIVATDAGREGELIFRYIYQYLECKKPFFRLWVSSLTDTAIRKALKELKPGNQYDNLYYAARARSESDWLIGMNASQALTLAAGEGVFSLGRVQTPTLKMIVERYNENKNFIPVKYWQLQLTAEKFGVSFKALSKIKYPCKADAESVLQILRSDSRAEVIHATVNQVTVQPPLFYDLTTLQKDANKLFGFPADKTLFVAQLLYEKQLISYPRTGSRYLPDDVFAELPGIIQNLEQYPVFSNYCISLKNKVLNSRSVNNSKVTDHHALIPTITHLPNFLAEDEERIFNLIAGRMLEAVSEACIKDEIVIELRSHDVEFSAKGSTIKKSGWKEVFRCFETKVTEEDNSILPICKEGELLPVLEVSHIEKQTQPKPILTDASLLSLMEHAGTDLEDEEERDVIKGTGIGTPATRAGIIEVLIHRQYVRRDKKNIVPTEKGQTTYEIVKDMRISDVGLTAGWEAALNNIENGVLQPNTFRQEVEIYTVQVTTELLNVTVNLPENKSCVCPKCNSKMLFFLKCVKCANVECDFIVFRNKCDKQLSDEQIIMLIKEGKTGVIKGFKKRDGSLMDAKLKLDENYKTVFEFPMKKSNPKKR
- a CDS encoding helix-turn-helix domain-containing protein, whose amino-acid sequence is MIEELDKATLEQWMHRLFDRLDQTDEKIKRLALQIAVEEIKVLDNQDMCLLLHVNRRTLQRYRKEKILKYFNVRGKNYYRVVDVKEFMENRLKEKDAEAK
- a CDS encoding helix-turn-helix domain-containing protein, which encodes MEVVTLDSQVYRNLVEKLETIFLFVKSQGTIQLNESEKPREKTEKGIALDNKDVCKLLHVSLRTLNRIRTRGEIAYTRIGGRIRYNIEDVNKYIAEGKYETVNEIAQHNHLSI